A genomic window from Desulfuribacillus stibiiarsenatis includes:
- a CDS encoding TadE/TadG family type IV pilus assembly protein: MRFIKDEKGQSLVEMALLLPILIILLVGIIDMGRFLYTNLHLHLATQETVRLAGLGAMDEELKQFVEGYFHGGDAKQLNMTVSPNQANRKSGQYVTVILEYPMETKTPIISRILPLPIMIKTESTIRIE, encoded by the coding sequence ATGAGGTTTATTAAAGATGAAAAGGGACAATCGCTCGTTGAAATGGCGTTATTACTTCCGATACTTATAATTTTATTAGTCGGTATTATTGATATGGGTAGATTCTTATATACAAATCTTCATTTACATCTGGCTACACAGGAGACCGTTAGATTGGCAGGCTTAGGTGCAATGGATGAAGAGTTGAAACAATTTGTCGAGGGTTACTTCCATGGTGGTGACGCCAAGCAATTGAATATGACGGTCTCGCCAAACCAAGCAAATCGGAAATCAGGGCAATATGTAACAGTAATCTTGGAATATCCAATGGAAACTAAGACACCTATCATTTCTAGAATACTTCCACTACCAATTATGATTAAGACAGAATCAACGATACGCATCGAATGA
- a CDS encoding A24 family peptidase yields the protein MILDILLLLVLIICTITDIRERKIYNKIIFPSLAVTILWHTMEAGWAGLGTSLLGFVMGLLLLLIPFMLGGMGAGDVKLLALIGAIKGYAFVLTTAVYMALIGGTIAIVILSRKDAWNIIRSLGYYLSAIQCGMKVPLVALDSQNMKTTYPYGVAIALGAVISLFTKGWLL from the coding sequence ATGATACTTGACATACTTCTACTGCTTGTTTTAATCATTTGCACCATTACAGATATTAGAGAAAGAAAAATTTACAATAAAATCATCTTCCCTTCCCTTGCTGTTACAATCCTATGGCATACGATGGAGGCTGGTTGGGCTGGCTTGGGAACTTCACTGTTAGGATTTGTGATGGGGTTACTATTACTATTGATTCCTTTTATGCTGGGTGGAATGGGAGCAGGAGATGTCAAGCTGTTAGCTTTAATTGGAGCAATTAAAGGGTATGCGTTTGTACTCACTACCGCAGTGTATATGGCACTTATTGGTGGAACTATAGCGATTGTCATTTTGTCTCGTAAAGATGCCTGGAATATCATACGATCTCTAGGATATTATCTTTCAGCAATTCAATGCGGAATGAAGGTGCCTTTAGTCGCTCTAGACTCACAAAACATGAAAACAACATATCCTTATGGCGTGGCAATTGCTCTTGGAGCAGTTATCAGTTTATTCACTAAAGGGTGGTTATTATGA